One window from the genome of Hydra vulgaris chromosome 02, alternate assembly HydraT2T_AEP encodes:
- the LOC136076002 gene encoding uncharacterized protein LOC136076002 yields the protein MHSSSLEKQVFFVNKPNIKKKIVNHFKKEGFARSTIYDNLKRLETVQSFSDGKHPGCPTSWTREKKAELTRLVNNRKGVSQRKISVKFSVNQSTIGRQLKKMNIKYRKREKTPKYTIEQQIKAKKRSRKLVNQLYNTKSLLVIDDKKYFCFAGDKMPGNSGYYTNNKKTCPESVCFIGKEKFPKKLLMWIAISDRSMSEPLFRTSKAVSINSSIYINECFEKRLLPFIHKYHGDFNYLFWPDFASSHYSKDSVNWMDQYVYYVDKESNPPNVPQARSIENFWGHLAQKVYEGDWQASTEQVLIDRIKLKLQEIDLNFLQSRMKGVSAKLRSIADGGVFSYKK from the exons ATGCATTCTAGCAGTTTAGAGAAACAAG tgttttttgtaaataaacctaatataaaaaaaaaaatcgtaaatcattttaaaaaagaaggaTTTGCTCGAAGTACAATATATGATAACCTAAAAAGACTTGAAACTGTTCAATCGTTTTCTGATGGAAAGCACCCTGGTTGTCCGACATCCTGGACTAGAGAAAAGAAAGCCGAATTAACGAGACTTGTCAACAATCGAAAAGGGGTCAGTCAGAGAAAAATAAGTGTTAAATTCAGTGTAAATCAATCGACAATTGGTcgtcagttaaaaaaaatgaatattaaatatagaaaacgTGAAAAGACTCCAAAATACACTATAGAACAACAAATAAAGGCAAAGAAAAGAAGCAGGAAACTAGTTAACCAACTTTATAACACAAAATCGCTTCTAGTCATCGAtgacaaaaaatacttttgttttgcaGGGGACAAGATGCCTGGAAATTCTGGATACTACacaaacaacaaaaagacaTGCCCAGAAAGTGTTTGTTTTATAGGAAAAgagaaatttccaaaaaaattattaatgtggATAGCCATATCTGATCGTAGTATGTCCGAGCCATTGTTTCGCACTTCCAAGGCTGTATCGATCAATTCATCaatctatattaatgaatgttTCGAAAAACGCCTTCTTCCATTTATTCACAAGTATCATGGAGactttaactatttattttggcCAGATTTTGCAAGTTCTCATTATTCCAAAGATTCTGTAAATTGGATGGACCAATATGTCTATTACGTTGATAAAGAATCCAATCCCCCAAATGTGCCTCAAGCACgatcaattgaaaatttttgggGACATTTGGCACAGAAGGTTTACGAGGGAGATTGGCAAGCTTCAACAGAGCAAGTTTTGATTGATCGCATTAAACTAAAACTACAAGAAattgatttaaactttttacagtCGCGTATGAAAGGCGTCAGTGCAAAATTGAGATCAATTGCAGATGGTGgtgttttttcatataaaaaataa